The nucleotide window ACAGTGACACCTTCGCCAGttaaagaaaaacatttaacaGCGAAGGAGAAGGCATTAGCAAAAAGTGCCAAAGGTACAAAAAGCATTGCTTCGTTCTTTAGTAAGAAATGATGCAATGGTAGCtagatttggaaatttttatattacagatttttttataaatattttttgttttattactttagtgtcattaattaagtaaatataattaaatgctttgtttttgcatatatttttaatactcagttttatgcatattaaaaataaaaatttcgaaaaaaatacttttatgtaaaatgacatatatgtatgttttgttttttataaatctaaaaattagttttgtaaaatttttaatgttaagTATGATATTGAGTTTAATTGTTTGTTCTTCGAAAACTTGTTTCACAATATTTTCCCACTTAGAATGGAAATAGGGAAAGAGGATaaatagataatataaaataataagtttttgttgttgtaacttcaGACAACATTACAAATAGTCCAAAACTTTGCTAGTCTAATGAGCATCCGGCAGTGAGTCTATGGCTTATAAAATGCAATAGTCATACAACACGCTTATGCCATCTAGTAGTACACGTTTAAGTCTTCACACACAGCTAAAAGTGGGTAGAAGGAAAAGGCTCCCCCGGGCAACTATCCTTTAGGGATAGTTAAAAAATTAGCATATCACCACTTTTAGCGGCTATAAAAGCTGTGGCGTAGACATTTTCGCATTTAGTAGTTAACGGTAAATAGTGTACGCAAGTTttaagaaaattgtttaaataaatatatgtgtatcgaAAAGGATTTAACTGAGCATTATGGAAGTCAGCAATAGAAGCTCACCAGCAACATTACCACAAGTGGATATAAATTTGCCATCGCCATTAAAGAATGACGATTCTTTGAGTACCATATCTGGACTTAGTGAAGTGCCGAgcgatattattattaaatcgcGTATTAAATATGGCTCAAGATGGTCTGCCTGTAAGGGGTTGATTATGgaatattccaaaaatacaaCCATACATGGATTACGTTATCTGGTGGAATTGCATAGACCATTTTATGAAAAGTGAGATACTGGAAATGAAGACAGTTCTTAATTGAGTGAATGGTTAATTGTtactattaatataaatatttttttttaatgtacagATTATATTGGTTCATTGTGCTAGTAATTTCGGTATATTTCGCGATTTCGCTCATTTGGGCCACTTACCTTAAATGGCAGGACACACCTGTAATATTGGGTTTCGATGAAACTCTGGTCCCGGTGCATAAGATACCTTTCCCTACGATCACCATATGTCCAGAAATAAAAATGGAACGCAATGTTTTCGATTTCACCAACTTTTCGAGTCGCATATTGGAAGAGATACAAAAATATGGTTCAATCGAAAACTACGAAGACTTAAGTGACACGGAGTAAGATTTTAACACAGTAGAGATTTACAATATGAGTTAAATgtctattttttatagtttcgaACGTTTTATGTCCACTTTACATATTTGCGAAACTGAAGTTGTGCAacgttttgcaaaatatttaccgAAGAACTTTAGTCACAACATTACTCAAACGCTAGTTGATATATCCATTTCAAAGAATGAGACTGGCCCTTTCTGTAAGTGGAATGgtcgattttatttttgtgataaaatatttaattttgtcgcAACCGACGAGGGTATTTGCTATCAATTCAATGGTCTACAGGCTAAGGATATATATCGAGATGTCAGGTAATGTGTTACAGTTTGAtgaggaaaaaatattatatttaatttgtatcaaatCCGGCAGCTTTCTTAATTATTATGATGAGGAAGTGGTCGACTTTAACAATTTCTTCGAACCGCTTAAACGTTTTAACGAGTTAACTGGTAATTGGTCATTGGATGATGGATATGTGGGTCAAGGCTACAATTCTTATCCTCAGCGTACTGTATTTTCATCTGCACGCAAtggattttttgcttttctacaAGGATTCCAGCACAATTTCGAATATGCTTGTCGTAGTTTCAAACAAGGTTATAAGGTGAGTTGAATAGGGAGTATGTGTATTGTCTTCAATCTTCATTCCTTGATTTTTGGTGCTTATATGACCCAACAATGAATCAAATCGATACTATATATATCGAGCTTAACATCCGTTCCCATAATAGTCGGGTCTAAGTAACCGGAAGGAACCTAGTTTTATATCCGTCCAAAGATTAAAGACAAAGTCCAattcggcagcattcctcaaatgTTCAAGGTGAATGATGTAtgcgctacaacaaaaacaaccataCCTAATGTAAAATGGTCTCTGGTTACGTTTATCAGGGAGTTCAAGCAATGACATCATACGAATAGAAATGTGCCGGGAATTCAAAAAATTGCGGCCAGTAAACAACCACTTCaaacttacacacacatatacatatacacatgtgatTTCAATATCAacggaaagtaaaaaaaaaaaaattttttttgtctcgCCC belongs to Zeugodacus cucurbitae isolate PBARC_wt_2022May chromosome 6, idZeuCucr1.2, whole genome shotgun sequence and includes:
- the LOC105211664 gene encoding pickpocket protein 28, yielding MEVSNRSSPATLPQVDINLPSPLKNDDSLSTISGLSEVPSDIIIKSRIKYGSRWSACKGLIMEYSKNTTIHGLRYLVELHRPFYEKLYWFIVLVISVYFAISLIWATYLKWQDTPVILGFDETLVPVHKIPFPTITICPEIKMERNVFDFTNFSSRILEEIQKYGSIENYEDLSDTDFERFMSTLHICETEVVQRFAKYLPKNFSHNITQTLVDISISKNETGPFCKWNGRFYFCDKIFNFVATDEGICYQFNGLQAKDIYRDVSFLNYYDEEVVDFNNFFEPLKRFNELTGNWSLDDGYVGQGYNSYPQRTVFSSARNGFFAFLQGFQHNFEYACRSFKQGYKVFLTSPESVPVTTSNYILLPHGDEVMVSVLPHYVISTDNLHDFSPEKRQCYFNDERYLRYFRSYSQSNCQVECLTNFTINKCGCAKFWMPKPQDVPVCGVENIACYDTAQSELSILIQNQTMQATMDPNAKIICDCMPACTSLDYNVEISSARYELNKTLQAFREVYEHPDFLGSRLSVYFKEHQFTAIKRTVLFSIATLIANWGGILGLFMGISSLSLIELVYFFSVRLYDNLRKRRQTKKRLMKLEADHEN